The Cucurbita pepo subsp. pepo cultivar mu-cu-16 chromosome LG05, ASM280686v2, whole genome shotgun sequence nucleotide sequence AGACTCCCCCAAGTTATTAGTTTCGTGCGTCGGCACCTCAGTAGGCAGAGTTCTACCAGTGAAGCACGATCAAACTCATTTGCCAAGGACTTGGGGTTTCGAATTGGGAAAACAATTGAAACAGAAGGTGCCCTAGGTAGGTGCCTTCAGGAGAATCATTTGCATGATAGGAATAATGGCAATGGTTGTTAGCAAAGAAGTTGGGAGTCAGTTGAGACATGCATCGACCAAGTGTTAGATTGTGCACAATGCAATGCAAGTCCTTATGGGAGAATGACATTGTTGCAAGAGGTAGTCACAATTGAGTGGGGGAGAGCTAGCAAGAATGAGTTGCTCATCTCTGCTCCAAGAAGCGAGCACAAGTGAATTCCTTAAGTCATCCCCTCTTGTCTAAAGTTGATGACTTCAGAAGAGGACCAAGACCAGTATTAACTAGAGAAGGGAGAATCAACTAGATGAATGCAACAAAAGAATGAAGTTGCAGGAAGAACGAGAGAAACATCAGTGCAGCGATTACCACATGAAGGTGGCCAATTCAAAGAATTAATTGAAGTGTAGTGCCAACAACTGAAGAGACGGTGTCAAAAAGCTTCGACTTTACTTCAATAAAGAATGCGACTATGATGAGGAAATGTTGTGATTGGGCTTGCAAGCCCCACCCAAGGGGTGCACCAATTTGTGTGACTAAGAGAATATGCAGATTGAGGCCAATGTGGCCATGATTGGGGCGAGGTGCCCCTTGAAAGCCCATAGTTTTCTGGTGAATTCCTGGCCAAGTCGGATATAGGCATCGTAAGAGTCAACTTTACCCACAACTATGACAATACTGACTTTTTATATCTACGTTGTGAATCTTAATGGCAGAGTCCTAGAGAGGCGAACAACAAAAATAGGTTCGAAAGAGGGATAGCTTGTAGATAGTGTGCACGAGTTTTGCGTCTTCATTTTGAAGCACGTTTATTTTCTAACAAGCGAGTTAGCGACTCATCTAGACTCCTCTTCCACAAGAGTTGGTACCAAAAAGAGGCTGGCTTGCAAGCCCCATCATGCGAGGAGTACCATTATGTGTCACTCAGAGAGAGTGTGCATATTAGCTGAGAAGTGCTAAAGTTAAGTTGGGGCAAGTTCACCTAAACTAATAAGAGAAGAGTCAGTAGGTGGTGCCTATGACAAAGAGGAGACAAAAGCACCAACTCGAATTTTTCCCCCGGTTGACCAAGAGGCCGTAGTAAGATAAGTAATATGACAAAAGAGAAGTCAAGTGCTTTGTTAATTTATACTTGTCGAAAGCACAATCAACTTTAGCAAGTCAAGTTAGCAGTAGTCAAAAGTTTAGATCATCATCGAGACGATGTCAacgggagaatgtcacaatccaccatGGGATTGTGCCCTGAGAAATTTATCGAGTACGATAACCAATTTAAGGTAGCCACAGTTATGTCTGATTGGTAGCCCTTAGGTTAGATCCTGacttatttctattttatttacattcaCGTCATTCTGCCCTCTTATTTCATGacattattgttttaaagGATTTATTATCAATGTTAAGTCCATTGCACCTTTTACgaaatattttgaaggaaTGTTTCGGCACGTATTAGTCATGTTATGCATGTAGtgataactttatttttaataaaaaaaaaaaaaaaaagcttgtTGTACGGCACAACTCTTGAATGCTCTCTTACCTCAACAAGTAGTTAACAATCACCTAAAAACGAAAATTAGAATGAAGTGAGAGTCAAAATACTCATTAACCAACTTACTTGTAACTGCTCATCCCATCCTTATCGTAATAGGTTACCACAAGTTTTTCTCTAAGTTTTAATAAGTATGGACCTAAGTTCTACAATTATCCAAACAGGAAGATCTCGAAGTTTCAAGCACTTCTCTTGTCTAGCACAAACCCGTCATAACCTGGACATGTTGTTCAATTTTTCTACTCTTAGACTCGGGCAACTTGGGAGGTGGAGGCTGGCAAGCATGAATGGGTCTGGGCTACACTGAGTTTTGATAGCTTAGTGAACTTTCGAACGAGAGTTGCAATCACAAAGAAAGTCGTTTGTCTTgtattgtttaaatttttatccaaATTGTGGTGCGACTGTCAACCATCTGTCAACCATACTTAAGCGGGAGATGTAAACTTCTAGTATATGTTTTGTGTCGATTAAACTGTATTCAAGTTGACATTTGATTCTTTATATAGAGTCTCATTAGTTTTCtaacttttcttaaataaatttcGCAAAGAGATTCGAAGCATTCACATTGTAATCAATGATTTTTATCTTAACCaactaaattatattctaatttacaaaagataaaaaaaaaaaaaaaaaaaaattattctgaCATATTAAAAGTTAATGGCATATAGTTTTCAcaacttaaataaattttgtaccgTAAACGATATCGAATTTCAACACAAATGAGTATAAAGCAATATAAAAGGCATCTTTTTGGATATGTTTTTGATAATTAGTACTCGATATGAACACATGATATATATTCGAcaatagagaaaaagaaagaaagatgatgCTATTCAAATTGCATAGCATTAATATCTGAAATCCAATTGGAacataaaaagatgaaataagAATGTATTCCCTCTCAATATATAGGCATCTCTTTCcttacctttcttttttttaggtttattAAAATGTCAATCATCTTTCTTTATCCtaactttttcatttataatatatgttcTGATTCTCCAATTCCTATAATACTATAGTTTTCACCTTATATTCTCATTCATAATAACCACACACATAAATATGTTCAAATTTCATTACAATGAAATTtaacaacattaaaataaaaattaaactttttataataGTAAGTcaaatgaaatatgttatataCGATATAAAATTGTTAGTGGTGGATACACTTTTTAAGACAAAAAAATACCCAAATCATTTCAAGattatacattaaaattaattttatcacTTTAATAAATCACTGAAATACTTCTAGaagataatatatttattttaaaatggaaaactGTAAATTAATGTGGTAGTcaaatatgtacgaaaaaattttaaatattaaaaaaaattccaatttataattctcctttaaaaaatatatacatatttttttctaacttttaaatttttttaataatatccttaaaaaaaaaaacggttaaaactaataatatatatatatatatatagttaggAGTTTGGACAAAGTAACTTTACTTTAAGAAAAGcaactttccttttattttattatttatttattaatttatttatttatattaactagtattatttaaacacgtcatatatttttatttactactTTATAAAAGATGAATGCGAATTTATGCTCCAATTAAGtaactaatatatattaattgtcAATAagagtataatttttaaattttacgaaatttttaattctctctattttaaaaatgtctaataaattcttaatttttttttccaataaatTCTTGCATATCCAATTTTATTAAGTATAATGGATGATTCACCTATTCATTAtggtataaaaaattaaaaaattaatattttattagacaaaaaaaattcaaatttatgtttaatatattaggaGTTTAATAATAGAATGAAATTggaaatttaataatatttttaggaataaataaatatgattaaaacataaattaatttttattgggtATAAATGGGATTGATGGTCACCTCCAAAAACTGGCTCACATGAAACTGAAAAGCCCTTTAAAAACATCCCCACTTACTTACACTTTTCAGTTTCCAGTTTCCATCCAAAATAGAAGATgaaaaacaaaggaagaagCGTACTAAGCTTATTCACAAGCTGTTCACCAAAGCGACAACTGAAACAAATTCCCTCATCCACCCAACCTAAACAGAGGTCCAAATCCATCTCCAACTCCTCAACCTCCTCGAAGCATGTCCGTGTTAACTTGGAGGAGATCAAATGGGTAAGCTCCAAATTatgttaggaataacgactCTTCGCAGTGGAATGATATTGCATGCTCAaatggctttgtttttttgcttcccaaaaggcctcgtaatAATGCAGATGTATTTTTTACTTGTAAAAGGCGTTTGACAAATTTGACACGAACAAAGATGGGAAGATCTCGTTTGAGGAGTACAAGGCTGCGCATGGAGCGATGTCGGGAAGCAAAGAGATCTCTGATGCGGAGGCGGCGAAGTCGTTCGAGTTTGTGGATGCGGATGGAGATGGATTTGTGGAGTTGAAGGAGTTCGTGGAGTTGTACACGATGAGCGGCGGGGAGGTGAAGATGGGGGACGTACAAAGCGCTTTCAAAGTGTATGATTCTAATGGAGATGGCAAGATAAGCGCGGAGGAGGTGATGGAGATCATGAAGATATTGGGGGAGAGCACCACCCTGAAGGCCTGCCGCCAAATGGTGAAGGGTGTGGACAAGGATGGGGATGGCTTTATTGATATCGATGAGTTTTCGAGCCTCATGGGTACGTATTCGTTTAAGCATTAGGAGTCATAAGGCTGAGGCTATGCTATGGTTCAATGTTGGACAACAGAATTTTAAGCTTCaaatacttattattattgtagtGATTACCTTAATGTTATCATGGGTACCTTAGTGTTGGTTATGTGCCACTACTACAAGTAGTAATGAATAGTGTGGATGTGATGTCTATTGAATTTTCACTCTCCTTCTTTAAATATGTAGTTggtaaaatataatgaaaaaatgtattatgaatatgaacataatataattttaaccactagaatttttaatgaatttatatttttttataaatttttaaaaattatatctcTAATGTTATTGACATTTCATCGATATTCGAGCAAAGGTTCAAAAATTCgataaaatttttctttttaaaacataagtCATAGGGAGGGAAGacataaaaaaacacatataCAATAACAttacttaaaataattcaGTTTATAATACAAAAGAAGATAGCAAGACTAGAATAAGCATACAATGTACTAACTacatgaaaatcaaaatgtgAACTCGAGTCTATTGATCTCCTATAGTTGCATGGCTTTGAAAATCTCTTGTCATCGATTTTTTATCAATTGTCAtatgaaaaagagagagtaaaaaatgaatataaaaatactcagctAAATACCATATTTAAATACCATATCGAATCATAACTTATAGCTAAATACCATATCTTAATTCTAAGCTCATGAAAAATACCCATAAGTTTAATAGCTCATCGAAGCTTCTAGTGGGTCTTGAATATAATAAcctatggttttttttttcatgttcgGACCCAACATGAGTCCTACGAGGTTCACCTAGGCTGACTCAAGTTATTATGATCAGGCGAATCATTGCCCTCATCTCAGTGTATTATTTAATCATAAGGTTCCTCATAACACATTTGCTTCTCAGAGTTTTATAAGAAACTGAGGGAGAACTAATTAGTCCTTTATTAATGCATGAGTCGTGATCCTATATATCCTAAGTCGTGATACTATATATCCTGATTTGTGAAATAGAACCTCATTCTTATTCAAAGCTAATGACCTATGGTAGgaattatgaaaaattttTACATCAAAAAGATTAGTTATTGACTCATAAGTACTCATAAGGTCATGCCAAATTTTGGAAGGGAGTAACCCTTATGCTTCTAACTACTCAGTACATATATGGTCTAACTCCCTCATTGGGTAAGTTTACGACCTAAAGCCTTGTTGAGAGATCCTTGTTAGTTTCCACACATGAGATACAGAATAGATCTAAACTCAAAGTTCTACCTATATGTATCATT carries:
- the LOC111794731 gene encoding calmodulin-like protein 1 produces the protein MKNKGRSVLSLFTSCSPKRQLKQIPSSTQPKQRSKSISNSSTSSKHVRVNLEEIKWAFDKFDTNKDGKISFEEYKAAHGAMSGSKEISDAEAAKSFEFVDADGDGFVELKEFVELYTMSGGEVKMGDVQSAFKVYDSNGDGKISAEEVMEIMKILGESTTLKACRQMVKGVDKDGDGFIDIDEFSSLMGTYSFKH